CACATCACGACAACGGGGATCCCTTCCAGCCAACCTCACTGGAAGAGATCCCCGAGCACTTCTCCGGGACTGCTACTTCAGGTCGAGATAGTCGACCGAGAACACCCATCCGTTCGGGTGGGTCACGCCCACCAGGCAGAGCGTCCCCGTGCCACTCGTGGAGACCGCCGCGGTGAGGTTGGTCAGGCTCGGGCTGCTCCAGCCGCCGGTCGCCGTGCTCAGCGTGTACGTGCCGATGGTGGTGCCATTGAACTTCAGCTGCGCCTGGCCACCGGTGTACGGCGCGCCCACGTGAGCCGTCGCGGAGGTGATGCCGGACATGTTCACGTTGCTCCAGCAGATGGTGTCATTGCCCTCGAAGGCGACGACCTTGCCACCGCTGTCCCCGCCGGCCTCGGCGAAGCAGCCCGTCAGCGTGGCGCTCTCCGCCTCCAGACGCCGGGGCGTGACCGTGCCGACGCACTGGCCCGAGGTGTTGCACGTCGTCCCCGAGGCGCAGGTGCCACAGGTACCGCCGCAACCATCGCTGCCGCACACCTTGCCCGAGCACGCGGGCACACAGGAGCTGACGCACTGGCCCGAGGTGTTGCACGTCGTCCCCGAGGCGCAGGTGCCACAGGTACCGCCGCAACCATCGCTGCCGCACACCTTGCCCGAGCACGCGGGAGTGCAGGTGCTGGTGGACGCCACGCATTGGCCCCAGCTGGCGCAGGTCGTTCCGGTGCGGCACGCGCCGCAGGTGCCGCCGCAGCCATCGCTCCCACACAGCTTGCCCGTGCAGTCCGGCTGGCAGGCGTTGGCCGTGGTGCCGATGTACATGTCGTCCAGGTAGAGCTGCGCGCCCGTGTAGGCGGAGCCGCCCAGGGAGATCTCGAACTTGTAGGTGTCCGTGGCGGACGCGGTGAAGTTGGGACCGGTGCACGTGGTCCACGAGGTGCCCACATTGCAGCTGAAGGTGGCGATGGCCGTCCACGGATCATGCGCCTGGACGATCTTGATGGGCACCGTGCGCGCCGCGTTCGACTTCAGGTCCACCTTCCACTTGTACGAGGTACCGGCCTGCAGCTGGAAGCCCTCCTGCCGCACCTGCACGCTGTGCGTCGCCCAGCCGCCGTTGTCCACGCGCACCCACTGCACGAAGCCGCGCGTACCGCCCTCGTTGATGACCTCGGTGAGGCCCGCGCCACCGTCGAAGAACAGGTCGCTGCGGTGGTAGGTGAAGTCCTCGTTGAAGCCGCAGTTGCGGATGAGGTTGTCGGGCACGCCGTTGTTGTCGATGTCCTGGCACGCGGCCCGGGGAGCCTGCGCATAGCCCGAGTTGCGGTGGTACCAGCGGACGTAGTCCACCTCGAGCTTGGCCTTGTCACCATGGGCCGCCCAGTCGATGTTGACGCACGAGCCCGCCGTCTCCTGGCACTTGCCGCTCACGCACGCCGCGCCATTGGCGCACTGCGCGCTCGAGGTGCAGGCGCGGTCCTTCCACCCCAGACAGCCCAGCTCGCCACCCACGGCGTTGTTGAGGATGAGATACATCGGCTGACGGAACTCGGTCGCGCCGTCACCCGTGCTGAAGGTGCCCACGGGCTGCCCGCCGTTCTGCGGCATGTTGTCGATGTAGATCTTGAAACCGCTTTCATCCCAGAGAAAGCCCCACGTGTGCCACTGGTGATAGTCGATCGTCTTGCCGCCCCAGGTGGCCCGCGCGCCGCCCACGTCCCCGTCACACTTCGCGTCACCGTTGTTGGGCCAGGAGCTGCACGCGTTGGGCTCCCATCCACCGGAGTTGGCCGCCAGCTCGCCCGCCTCGGGGAACTCGCGCCACAGCACGTTGTAGCCCATGGCCTCGTTGGCCGGGTACAGGGCCCTGTTCTCCTTGATCTGCGTGTACTCCATGATGTCGATCTCGCCATTCATGGGCCAGCCCGCGCTGTCATCACGGCCACCGTTGGTGATGGCTCCGTTGGCGCCGAGCATCCAGATGGCGGGCCACATGCCGCTGGGCGGCGTGGCCCCGGCGGGCAGATCCGCGAAGGGCATGCGCGCGCGGAACTCGATGTAGCCGTAACGGTACTCGACCTTCTCGTCGCTCTTGATGCGGCCCGAGGAGTACTTCGTCCCGTTCACCGGCGCGTTGGCCGTGCCATTGAACGGCGCGCACTCCTCGTGATCGTAGACACCGTTGCGGTTCTGGTCGTACACGCAGTAGCCGGTGGCCGCGCACGTGCCGTTGGTGCCACATTGGCTGGAGGCGGTACATTGTTGCCAGACCACACAGTCCAACGGCTCCTGCCGCGCCAGCAGCGTCAGCTTGCCGTTCTCGACACAGTAGTTCCAGTTGTTGGGATTGTTGGGACACTCCCGGTTCGTATAGGCCTGCTGCTCGAAGTTGACGCCCAGGTTCTCCTTCGTCCAGTACTGGGTGTTGAGATAGGACTTGGGCTGGCCCTTGTTCAGGTCGCCGCCAAAGTCATCCTCCCACGTCAATCCAAACGTCTGGCCGCCGATGGTGAGCGTCCTGGAGCCGGTGGACTCCAGCGACGCCTCGTACCCAGACTCCACTGAGTCCATGGTCTCGTCGTTGGTCGCCACCGCGCATCCCACTCCCGCGACGACGCCCGCGACCAGGAAAGCGCTTTCAATCATGCGCTGCTTCCAGGACGAACTTCCGCTTCGTTTCATGTCCTTGCTCCTTTCCACATCCCTGGTAGAGACGAGAAGAAAAAGTAAATCCCGCAAAAATTGTCTTATACCAATATCCGACTTCGGGAAACGCGAAAAAGCTTGACGCAACGCGGCAGTCGCGCTCGTCGAGCAAAAAAGACGCATGGAGAGAGGAATACGGAGTCGTCCAGTGCACAGAGGAGGGGAAGCACGAGCACCGGGGACTCCCCGGAGCGGCCCGGGTCCATCCAGACCCTCGGCACCGGGATGTCAGATCCGTCTCCCACGATGCGTGCCCGGCGGAGCGCCCCCCATGCCGGGGGACTTCGTCGAGGACGTCACCCGTCGTCACTCGAGGACACTGGATGAAGTCACCGCGTTACTCCTCCCCTCTCACGGGCGCGCTGGTGGGCCTGGCCCTGTGGACCACGGCTCCCGCCGCCGACGCCGCTCCCCAGCAGCAGTTGCAGCCTCGCGCCGCCGCCGAGAAGCGCACCCAGAAGGAGCTGCCCGCGGGCACGCCCGTGGAGCGCCTGGTCGTGAAGTTCCACGAGGGCAGCCGCGTGCGCCTGCGCGACCGTGCCCTGCGGTCGATGGCCTCCGAGCGCTCCCTGGCCGAGCGCGCGCTGCTGTCCGGCCGCGGCCTGTCCGAGGCCCGCGTGGCCGACGACGTGAAGGCCGTACAAGCCTTGTTGGAGCGCGCCCCGCGCACCGCCGCCCCACGCCGCCTCTTCTCCGAGGACGAGTCCACCCTGGAGGCGCGCAAGGCCTCCGGTGAGGCACGGAGCGGCCACCAACTGGCGGACCTCAACCTCTACGTCGAGGTGCCCCTGCTGCCCGGCACCACCGCCGAGCGCGTGCGGGAGCTGGTCGACGCGCTCAACGCGCTGGACAGCGTGGAGGTGGCCTACGCCCAGCCTCCCGCCGAGCCGGCCATGGTGAACTTCGGCCTGGACGAGGCCGTGCGCGGAGTGCTGGCCGCCGCGGACATCTCGCCCACCACGCCTCTCTACGAGAGCCAGCAGGGCTACCTCAACGCCGCCCCCGCCGGCATCGACGCGCGCTTCGCCTGGACGATGGCTGGCGGCAAGGGCGCGGGCGTGCGCATCGTGGACATCGAGGGCGGCTGGCGCACCACCCATGAGGATCTGCCGCCCCTCTTCCACACGGGTGGCACGCAGATCAACGACGTGAGCTGGCGCAACCACGGCACCGCGGTGCTGGGGGAGATGGTGGCCGCGGCCAACGGCTACGGTGTGACGGGCATCTCGCACGAAGCGGTGGCGGGTATCGAGTCGCACAGCGGCGTGGGCGTGGCCACGGCCGTCAACCGCGCGGCGGCGGCGGTGGGCCGCGGCGGCATCGTGCTGATCGAAGCGCACAGCCCGGGCCCGGCGGATGCCACGCCGTGCACGTGCAACACCAGCCAGTGCAACTACATCGCCATGGAGTACTGGCAGGGCGAGTACGACGCCATCGCCACGGCCACCGCGAACGGTGTGGTGGTGGTGGAGGCGGCCGGCAACGGCAGCGCCAACCTGGATGACGCCGCCTATGGCGGGCGCTTCAACCGGGCGGTGCGCGACTCGGGCGCCATCATCGTGGGTGCCAGCCAGGGCAGCTCCCGCGCCCCCACGTGTTGGACGAACTTCGGCGGCCGCGTGGACGTCCACGGCTGGGGCCAGTCGGTGACGACACTGGGTTACGGCGACCTCTTCGGCTCCGCGTACGGCGAGGACCAGTACTACACGTCTGGCTTCAGCGGCACCTCCAGCGCTTCACCCATCGTCACGGGTGCGGCCGCCAGCATCCAGGGCGTGGCGATGGCCTCCGGCCGTGGCGCGCTGGACTCGCGCACCGTCCGCACGCTGCTGACCTCCACGGGTACGCCGCAGAGCTCCGACTCGCGCAACATCGGGCCCCTGCCCGACCTGCGCCGGGCCCTCGTGTCCGTCGCTCCGCCTGACCAGTACCTGGTGGGCGACTGGAACGGCGATGGGCGCTCGAACCTGGCCACACGGCGCGCCAGCAGTGTCCTCATGGACTTCAACTTCGACGGGACCGTGGATCTCAACCAGGGGTACGGAGATGGCGCGGGCGAGGACCAATACCTGGCGGGTGATTGGAACGGCGATGGGCGCTCGAACGTGGCCGTGAGGCGCGGCCACTGCGTCCACATGGACACCAACTTCGATGGGACCCCGGAGCTCACCCAGTGCTACGGCAATGGCGCGGGCGAGGACCAGTACCTCGTCGGTGACTGGGACGGCGACGGCCGGTCGAACCTCGCGGTGCGGCGCGGCAGCTGCGTCCACATGGACACCAACTTCGACGGAACCTCGGAACTCACCCAGTGCTACGGCAACGGGGCGGGCGAGGACCAGTACCTCGTCGGTGACTGGGATGGCGATGGCCGGTCGAACCTCGCGGTGCGGCGCGGCAGCTGCGTCTACATGGACACCAACTTCGATGGGACCTTGGACATCACCCAGTGCTACGGCAACGGCGGCGGTGAGAACGAGTACCTCGTCGGTGATTGGAATGGGGACCGGCGGTCGAACCTCGCGGTGCGGCGCGGCGGCTGCGTCCACATGGATTACAACTTCGACGGGACCTCGGAGCTCACCCAGTGCTTCAATCCCTGAGTGTTCCGGGCAGATAGCCATCCACGGCTATCCGCCCCGCCGCACGTCCACCCGGGCGTGCGGCACTCCCGGGTCTACGCTCCTCCGGTATGGAGCGCTTCGTAGGCCGAGCGCCAGAAGTCCACGAAAACCGGAGGAGCGGCCGGAGAATCCATCAGCCGCTGCGTCAGCAGGATGCCGATCAGCCCGGTCCGGGGATCCCAATAGCAGGACGTTCCGTACCCGCCATCCCAGCCGAAACCACGAGGCTCCCCGGGCTCATGCCGGTGGACGATGGAGAGCGCATAACCCCAGCCGCGCTTGTCCCAGAAGCCGGGGCTGAAAGGCGATACGGCCTTCTGTCCTGGAGTGATGTGGTCGGTGGTCATGAGCTCGACCGAGCGCTCGGAGAGGAGGCGTCTGCCCCCGTGCGCCCCCTTGTTCAGCATCATCCGGGCGAAGGCGAGGTAGTCGTCGGCCGTCGAGACCAGGCCGCCAGACGCGGACGGGAAGCCCGGCGGATGGCTGAACCGGCTGTCTCCACCGGCGGCGTCGAAGACCCCGAGCATTCCTGTCGCGGGATCGCGCACGTAGCAGGTGGGCAGCCGGTCGAGCTTCGCGGCCGGCACGCTGAAACCACTGTCCTTCATTCCCAGCGGCTCGAAGATGCGTTCCCTGAAGAAGTCCTCGAGCGGCTGACCAGAGGCTCGCGCGATCAGCACGCCGAGAACGGTGAGGCCGGTGTCGTACATCCAGGCCTCGCCCGGCTGCCGCATCAGCGGCAAGGAGCCCAGGGCACGGATCCAAGCATCCGGACTCGGCGCCTTCGGCAGCCAGGGGCCGACCGCGACGCCCCGTTCGGTCATGGCCTGGACGATCGGATACTCGCCCCGCGCCATGATCGCGCCCATGCCCATGCGCAGCGTCAGGAGATCGCTGACGAGAATCGGGCGGTTGGCGGGCACGGTGTCGTCTACCGGCCCGTCGAGGCGTGCGAGGACCCTGCGGTTGGAGAGCTCGGGCAGCAGACGGTCCACCGGCTCGTCGAGGCTGAGCTTTCCGTCTTCCACCAGGAGCATCGCCGCGACCCCCGCGACCGGCTTGGTCAGGGAGGCGATCCGGAACAGGGTGTCGCGCCGCATCGGTGACGCACCGCCAAAGGACTGCATTCCGATCACGTCCGCGTGTACCTCGCCCCCTCGGCTGAGCAGCGTCACGACACCCGGCAGGTCGCCGCGTTCGACATGGGCGGCCATGACCGCATGCATGCTGTCGAGCCCCTCCTTGGAAAACCCCGCGTTGGCCACCTCTTTCCTCACATCCGCCTGGTGGCAACCCCACGTAGCCGCCCCAATCGCCGCGGCACCCACGAGCACGCTCCGGCGGTCGACCTCCTCGTGAGCCGCGCCGTCCCCTCGACGTTGCATCGTCCGCTCCTCTCCTGCATGACTGGTTGCGAAGTACAACCAGTTGTACGGTAGAAGCACTGGTGCGAGAATGCAACCGGTTTTTCTTGGAGCAGAAGCATGAGCGCCGCACACCGGTCGGGTTGCCCGATCAACCTCTCACTCGAGATCTTCGGGGACCGTTGGAGCCTGATCATCCTGCGGGACATGATCTTCGGCGGCCGGCGGCACTTCCGAGAGCTGCTGACCCAGTCCGAGGAAGGCATCTCCTCCAACATCCTGGCCGATCGCCTGAAGATGCTGCTGGACGAGGGAATGATCACGAAGGCCGACGATCCCAGCCACAAGCAGAAGGCGGTCTACAGCCTGACGGAGAAATCCATCGCGCTCGTTCCCATCTTCGCGCATCTGGGCGCCTGGGGGCGCAGGTACCTGCCGGTGAGCGAGGAGCTCAGCATCCGCGCGCAGCTCCTGGAGGAAGGCGGCCCGGCCCTGTGGGAGCAGTTCATGGCCGAGCTGCGCGAGGAACATCTCGGGAAGCCAGCGAAACGAGCGGGCCCTTCCGTCGCCGAGCGGTTGCAGGCCGCCTACGAAGAAGTCCGCGCCCGGCAAGCAAAGAAGGCCCCCCGGTGAGGCTCAGTACAGGGCCAACGCCACCCAGCGGTCCGCCTGTGTCGGGTCATGTTGAAACGAGACCTCGAAGGACGTGGAGCCCGCGTTCCTGGCGAGGATCCGATCTCGCGTGGCCTCGTCCTTGAACCGGAGCGCCTGGTCGTTCACGACGAAGTAGCCCGTCGAGGAATCCCCGCGCAGGTCACCGGGCTCGAGCCGCAGGAGGAATTCCTGGTCAGCGTCCACCGGCTCGGTGCTCAGCAGCTCCGCGAGCACCCACCGCTCGCTCGAGCCGTCCTGAGGAGGATCCTGGACCGGCAGCTTCCGCACGCGAATCCGCTGACGGATACCGTCGCGGAAGGTGAAGCCCTCGATTCCCCCGAAGTGGCGCGCCGGGGGAATCTCCAGCTCACCCTGCACGAGCAGGCACAGGGTGCGCCCGACGCCCGTGCACGGTGCGCGGTAGTGCTCGATGACGACGACCTCGTCTCCGGAACAGGCGGCGAGGACTCCCAGGACGAGTGGAGCGGCGAAGCGAGCCAACGAGCATTTGAATACAGACATCATGAGGTCTCCTGAAGGATGAGCCCCGTGGCATCTGCATGAGCCGTGCCGCTACATCCCCTCCTGACGCGCGAACGTGTCGCCCCCCTCGGAAAACCAGGGAGAGACGGAGGCGACTCGCGAAAATCTGAAGGCGTTCCGCGGGCGCTCAACGGCTCGCGGCGTGGGCCTCCACCTGCTGCCACACGCGGAAGACGTTGCCCGAGGCGATCTTCTCGATGTCCGCCTCGCCATAGCCGCGCTCGAGGAGGACGCGGAAGAGGTTGGGATACTGGGACACGTCCTTGAGCCCGATGGGGAGCGTGGGGCCCACGCCATCGAAGTCGGAGCCGAGCCCCACGTGGTCGATGCCCACCAGCTTCACCACGTGATCGATGTGGTCGGCCACGTCCTCCACCCTGGCGAGGGGGAGCGGATGCTCGCGCAGATAGGACTCGGCGAACGCCTTCAGCTCGGGGCTGTCCTGCTTCAAGCCTCGCTCCGTGGCGAAGTCCATCATGGCCTTGCGGATCTGTCCCTCGTAGGCGTTGGCGGCCTGGGAGAGGAACCCGGAGCCGAAGTTGATCATCACCACCCCACCCTTCCCCGCCACGGCGCGAATGAGCTCATCGCTGATGTTGCGCTCGAAGCCGGGCGTGAAGTGACGACACGAGGAGTGCGAGGCGATGACGGGCACCTGACTCGACTCCACCGCCTGACGGATGGCGTCATCCGAGAGGTGCGAGACATCCACCATGATGCCCACCCGGTTCATCTCGGCGACCACCTGCTTGCCGAAGGGGCTGAGACCGTTCCAGGTGCGCTTGCCCCTGTTGAAGGAGGCATCGCTGAGCTGGTTGTCCTTGGAGTGCGTGAGGGTGATGTAGCGCACGCCGCGCCGCTGGAAGTGCGCCACGTTCTCCAGCTTGTCCTCGATGGCGGCACCGTTCTCGATGCCCAGCGCGAAGGAGACCTTGCCCTCCTGGGAGTTGCGCCGGGCCTCCTCGACCGAGCGGGCCATGGCGAACTTCTCGGGAGACCCGCGGGCGAGCTTCTCCACCAGGTCGATCAGCGAATCCGCGAGGGACTTGGCGCCACCCTTCTCCTGGTACTCGGCGGGGATGTAGATGGACATGAAGGCCACGTCGAGGCCCCCCTCCACGGCGCGGGGGTAGTCGAAGTCGCCCTCGGCGGTGCGCTGCGCGACATCCTCGGTGGGCGCCCCATCGGGCCCCAGCTTCTCCCTGAGGCGGTAGGGCACGTCGATATGACCATCGGCGATGATGAAGCGTCTGGCGAGCTCGCGGCCGCGCTCGGCGGGGTCCGTGGGCGAGGGGCTCACCGGGGTCTCCTGGCGGTTCGTGCCGTGGGTGCAGGCCGAGCTCGCGAGCAGGACGAGGCTGAGAAACGCAGTGGAGGGTCTCATGGCCACTCGCTTACTCAGTAACCCGCTTCCTTGTCGACGAGGTTCATCAACGGCTCGCCCTTCTCGAACCGGTCGAGGTTGCGCAGGAAGAGCGCCACGGCTTCCTCCCTCCACCCAGGCGTTTGATCGGCACAATGCGGTGAGAGCAGGACGTTCTCCAGCCGCCAGAAGGCATGGCCCGCCGGCAGCGGCTCGGTCTCGAAGACGTCCAGCGCGGCACCTCGCAGCCGCCCCTCTTCCAGGGCCTTCACCAGCGCCTGTTCGTCCACGGTGCTGCCGCGACCGATGTTGATCAGCACGGACTCGGGCTTCATGGCCCGCAGCTCCGCGTCACCCATCAGCCGGTGTGTTCCGGACGTATGGGGCATGGCCAGGAGCAGGTAGTCCGAGGCGGCGATCATCTCCAGCCTCCGCTCGAGGGGAAACAGCTCGTCCACCAACGGATCCCCCTCGCTGAGCGACGGCCGGCGCCGACAGGCCAGGATGCGCATTCCAAAGGGCCTGGCGCGTTCCGCGACCGCGCGGCCGATGTCTCCGTACCCGAGGATGCCCAGGGTCCGTCCACGGAGCTCCACGGGCATGAACTGTTCCCAACGTGCCTCGGACTGCTGGCGCACCAGGCGGCGCAGCTCCTTGGCGAAGAACAACATCGCGGCCAGGGCGAACTCTCCGAGCGAGCCGCTGAAGACCCCCTTCGCGTTGGTGAGGGGAAGTGGACCGCGGATGAGCTCCTCGAAGAGGAGATTCTCCACCCCCGCGGAGAGGGCGTGAATCCAGCGAAGGGCCCTGGCCCGTGGCAGCAGCTTGCGCAGCAGCTCCTTCTTCTGGGCACCCATCAAGAGCACCTGGGCTCGTTCGATGGCCGGGCCCAACTGCTCCTCGGAGAGGCCAACGGTGAGGTGGATTCTCGGAGCCAGCCGCTCGAGGTGTTTCAGGTATGGCGACGCGGGATCCGCCAGGACCAGCAGGTGCTCGACGTTCATGCGGCCGCCGAGCATACCAATCCCGGACGAGCGGATTGTGAAGGGCGGAGGAGTCGAGGCCGGGCGCTACTCCGCGCGACAGCGCTCGAGCAGTGCGCCCGCCCAGGTGAGGCCACTGCCCACCACCGCGAGCGCCACCGCGTTCCCCAACTGGGGGTTGTCCCAGTGCTCCGAGAGCACGGTGGGGGCACCCGAGGCGCCACAGTTGCCGCGCCGGTCCACGTTGTAGAAGTGGCGCGCGTCGGAGACCTCGGTACGCCGCTGCACCGCCTCCAGCATGCGCAGGTTGGCCTGATGGCCGATGAGGCTCAGGCCCTCCGGAGTGCGCTCCGGGGAAGCCGCGAGGTAGTGCGCGCGCAGCGCGAGGTAGGTCTCGCTGGCGCGCTTGATGGCGAAGGTCTGCACCGCGGAGCCCTGCTGGGTGAAGTGCCCGGCACGCGGCACCCTCACCTTGTCCGCGCCCGAGGGACTCCCACCCAGCAGCGTCTGGGTGATGCGCCAGGGGCCGGGGACGCGCGGGCTGAGCAGCGCGGCGCTGGTACCATCGCCCCACAGCACGCAGCTGGAGCGGTCCGAGTAGTCGACCACGCGGGTGGAGTTCTCCGGGTTCACCACGAGGATGAAGTCCGGAAGCATCTCCGGCCGCATCCCGGCGAGGAAGTGCAGCTGGGCGCAAAAGGAGGAGCAGGCCGCGTTGAGGTCCAGCGACGGAGCCTCGATGCCCAGCGCCTCCGCGATGCGGCAGGCCTCCGCCGGGATGCACTCGTCGGGAGAGCAGCCGCCGGCCACCACCATCCCCACGTCCTTCACGTCCCGCCCCGCGCGCTGGAGCGCCATCAGCGCCGCGCGTCTACCCGTTTCCGCGTTGGAGTACTGCGCTGCCTCCAATGCCGCGCGCACGTCACGATTGTGTGTCGAGCGGATGTAGTCGAGCGGAAGCACCGTGTGCCGGGTGCGGATGCCCACCCGTTCGAGGATCCACGTGTCGTTCGTCTCCAGGCCAATCTCCTGGAGGAACGCATTGGTGATGAGGGTCTCCGGATGGAAGTGGCCGAGCGCATGGAGGAACATGGGAGCATTCTACCTTCTCCATGTCATCACTCTGACACGGCCACGTGGATTTCCCGGGATTGACTTCCTATGCGCTGGCTTGAGCCGCCTGTTTCCCGGGGACGGTGGGCAGCTCCAACATGAACGTGGCCCCCTGCCCCGGTCCCTCGCTGTAAGCGCGCAGTGTGCCCCCCAGCTCCTGGGCCGCCAGGGCACTGGAGTGCAGGCCGAAGCCATTCCCCTCCTCGCGGGTGGTGAAGCCATGTTGGAAGATGCGCGTGAGCATCTCCGGCGCGATGCCCACGCCGTTGTCCCGCACCTCGATGCGGACGTGTTTGGCGTCGAGCTGCTCCAGCCTCACGCCCAGACGCCGCTGCCCCTCGGGCACCACATCCATGGCGTACTTGGCGTTGCTGATGAGGTTGACGAGGATCATCAGCACCTTGTGCCTCTCGGTGGTGATGACGGGCACGTCCGCCAGGTTCCGCTCCACGGTGACATGGTGGCGCCCGAGCGCGGCCTGGTTGATGCGCAGCGCGTCCTCCACCAGCTCCGCCAGCTGGACCGGCTCGTACATCTGCTGGGGCGTCCGGGCGTAGCGCTGCTGCAGCTTGACGATGGCGCCAATGTGCTCGGTGTGCTTGCCGACGTCGTCGAGCAACTGCTGGAGCGTCTGGCGCTCCTCCACCAGGTGCCTGCCCAGCTGGCACAGGTAGGGCACCGCATTGCGCCCGCGCTCGTCCTGGGTCAGGAAGGTCGCGAGCTCGTCCCGGTGCGCCTCGAACAAGGTCCCCAGCCGTTCCACGCCCTCGAGCTTCAACCCGGCCAGCCGCTCCCTGGCCAGCAGCGCCGAGGTGTGGACGCTGTTGAGCACGTTGCCGACGTTGTGCAGGACGTTGGTGGCGACCTCGGCCCTGCCCACCTGCCGCGCGGTCTCCACCAGCTGCCGGTGCACATCCTGGAGCTCCCGGGTGCGCTCCGCCACCCGCTTCTCCAGGCCTTCGTTGGCCTGCCGCAGGGCCTCCTCCCGATGCTGGACCTCCTGGGCCATCAGCTGGAAGGCGTTGGCCAGCCGCCCCAGCTCGTCATCCCGCGAGGACGCCAGCGTCACCTTGAAATCACCGGCCGCCACCTGATCCGTGGCCTGGGTGAAGGCCAGCAGCGGCTGCGTGATCTGCTGCTTCAGCACCCAGTACATGATGCCGAGCTCCATCAGCAGCGACACCAGGCCGAACATCAGGACATAGCGCGCCACGGCGAAGGCCTGCGCGGACACTACATGCTCGGGCCGGACCGTGACGAGGTTCCACCCCGGGCCCTTCAGCCGCACCACGGCGATGTACTCGCCGTACTCCGAGAGCTCCAACACGTTCTGGCCGCTCGGGCGGGCCCGCACCCGCTCGAAGATGCCGCGCAGGTGGGCCAGCTGCTCGACCGTGCCTCCCTGCTCGAAGACCTCCTCCGGCTTCCGGGCGTCGTTCTGGATGTTGTACGGCTCCACCCCGCTCTTCACCCTCAGGTCGGGATGGGCGATGAGCTGACCGTCATCGCGGAAGAGGATGTTGTAGGTCCCGGGAGGGTGATCGCCAATGGTCCGGCGCATCAGCTCATCCAGGAGCATGTCATGGGAGATCGTCGCGACGTGGCGGCCGTCCACGTCCAGCGGGGTCGAGACCGTGACCATCCAGGTCTTGCTGGGCGTGTCCTCGAAGATGCCCGTCCAGACCGACTCCCGCCGGGGATTCTTCTCGGGCAGGCCGAGGGTGAAGTACTCGAGCTCCAGGAGCGAGAAGTCGGCCGCGAC
This is a stretch of genomic DNA from Archangium violaceum. It encodes these proteins:
- a CDS encoding dipeptidase, which translates into the protein MRPSTAFLSLVLLASSACTHGTNRQETPVSPSPTDPAERGRELARRFIIADGHIDVPYRLREKLGPDGAPTEDVAQRTAEGDFDYPRAVEGGLDVAFMSIYIPAEYQEKGGAKSLADSLIDLVEKLARGSPEKFAMARSVEEARRNSQEGKVSFALGIENGAAIEDKLENVAHFQRRGVRYITLTHSKDNQLSDASFNRGKRTWNGLSPFGKQVVAEMNRVGIMVDVSHLSDDAIRQAVESSQVPVIASHSSCRHFTPGFERNISDELIRAVAGKGGVVMINFGSGFLSQAANAYEGQIRKAMMDFATERGLKQDSPELKAFAESYLREHPLPLARVEDVADHIDHVVKLVGIDHVGLGSDFDGVGPTLPIGLKDVSQYPNLFRVLLERGYGEADIEKIASGNVFRVWQQVEAHAASR
- a CDS encoding D-2-hydroxyacid dehydrogenase, yielding MNVEHLLVLADPASPYLKHLERLAPRIHLTVGLSEEQLGPAIERAQVLLMGAQKKELLRKLLPRARALRWIHALSAGVENLLFEELIRGPLPLTNAKGVFSGSLGEFALAAMLFFAKELRRLVRQQSEARWEQFMPVELRGRTLGILGYGDIGRAVAERARPFGMRILACRRRPSLSEGDPLVDELFPLERRLEMIAASDYLLLAMPHTSGTHRLMGDAELRAMKPESVLINIGRGSTVDEQALVKALEEGRLRGAALDVFETEPLPAGHAFWRLENVLLSPHCADQTPGWREEAVALFLRNLDRFEKGEPLMNLVDKEAGY
- a CDS encoding 3-oxoacyl-ACP synthase III family protein, coding for MFLHALGHFHPETLITNAFLQEIGLETNDTWILERVGIRTRHTVLPLDYIRSTHNRDVRAALEAAQYSNAETGRRAALMALQRAGRDVKDVGMVVAGGCSPDECIPAEACRIAEALGIEAPSLDLNAACSSFCAQLHFLAGMRPEMLPDFILVVNPENSTRVVDYSDRSSCVLWGDGTSAALLSPRVPGPWRITQTLLGGSPSGADKVRVPRAGHFTQQGSAVQTFAIKRASETYLALRAHYLAASPERTPEGLSLIGHQANLRMLEAVQRRTEVSDARHFYNVDRRGNCGASGAPTVLSEHWDNPQLGNAVALAVVGSGLTWAGALLERCRAE
- a CDS encoding ATP-binding protein produces the protein MRHAPFPKAQGSLARSTLIKMGVRIAVIITLATVFSYLHIFRSFRTEALAQMEGYLSERSQREQVRFILAQDNHTIIKKALTERLRAWSQQDPAPLFDSLFARLPDGTIRNDPRIFDGTKMPGVFVPRGVTADTDFRRRLLAAYEVVAQYGPAYHVRFTNTGVMLPEGVLVGYWPEGATWFQDVAADFSLLELEYFTLGLPEKNPRRESVWTGIFEDTPSKTWMVTVSTPLDVDGRHVATISHDMLLDELMRRTIGDHPPGTYNILFRDDGQLIAHPDLRVKSGVEPYNIQNDARKPEEVFEQGGTVEQLAHLRGIFERVRARPSGQNVLELSEYGEYIAVVRLKGPGWNLVTVRPEHVVSAQAFAVARYVLMFGLVSLLMELGIMYWVLKQQITQPLLAFTQATDQVAAGDFKVTLASSRDDELGRLANAFQLMAQEVQHREEALRQANEGLEKRVAERTRELQDVHRQLVETARQVGRAEVATNVLHNVGNVLNSVHTSALLARERLAGLKLEGVERLGTLFEAHRDELATFLTQDERGRNAVPYLCQLGRHLVEERQTLQQLLDDVGKHTEHIGAIVKLQQRYARTPQQMYEPVQLAELVEDALRINQAALGRHHVTVERNLADVPVITTERHKVLMILVNLISNAKYAMDVVPEGQRRLGVRLEQLDAKHVRIEVRDNGVGIAPEMLTRIFQHGFTTREEGNGFGLHSSALAAQELGGTLRAYSEGPGQGATFMLELPTVPGKQAAQASA